The proteins below come from a single Oncorhynchus keta strain PuntledgeMale-10-30-2019 chromosome 32, Oket_V2, whole genome shotgun sequence genomic window:
- the LOC118365461 gene encoding PRKCA-binding protein-like isoform X1 yields the protein MEFCVRLYRITSPGMFTDMDYELEEDKLGIPTVPGTISLKKDAQNLIGISIGGGAQYCPCLYIVQVFDNTPAALEGTLASGDEITGVNGKPVKGKTKVEVAKMIQAVQGEATIHYNKLQADPKQGKSLDIVLKKVKHRLVENMSSGTADALGLSRAILCNDGLVKRLEELEKTAELYKGLMEHTKRLLRAFFELSQTHRAFGDVFSVIGVREPQAAASEAFVKFAEAHRNMEKYGIQLLKTIKPMLHDLNTYLHKAIPDTKLTIRKYLDVKFEYLSYCLKVKEMDDEEYSCIAMGEPMYRVGTGNYEYRLVLRCRQEARARFARMRKDVLEKIELLDQKHVQDIVFQLQRFVSGMSRYYDECYAVLKDADVFPIEVDLSRTMINYGSQSCSFTEEEEEEAEEGGGSEEQDGGAGKQAENGAEKLIDDY from the exons ATGGAATTTTGTGTTAG ATTATACAGGATAACCAGTCCTGGAATGTTCACAGACATGGACTATGAGTTGGAGGAGGACAAACT GGGGATCCCTACAGTCCCTGGGACTATATCCCTGAAGAAGGATGCGCAGAACCTGATAGGGATCAGCATTGGGGGTGGGGCGCAGTACTGTCCCTGTCTTTACATTGTACAG GTCTTTGACAACACCCCTGCTGCTCTGGAGGGGACTCTGGCGTCTGGTGACGAGATCACAGGAGTGAACGGCAAACCTGTGAAGGGCAAGACAAAGGTGGAGGTGGCAAAGATGATTCAGGCTGTCCAG GGAGAAGCAACGATCCACTACAACAAGCTGCAGGCTGACCCCAAACAGGGGAAGTCACTGGACATAG TGCTGAAGAAGGTGAAGCACCGCCTGGTGGAGAACATGAGCTCTGGTACAGCCGACGCTCTGGGGCTCAGCAGAGCCATACTCTGCAATG ATGGTCTGGTGAAGAGACTGGAGGAGTTGGAGAAAACAGCAGAGCTGTACAAAG GCCTGATGGAGCACACGAAAAGACTGCTCAGAGCCTTCTTTGaactctctcagacacacagag CATTTGGGGATGTGTTCTCTGTGATCGGGGTACGGGAGCCTCAGGCTGCAGCCAGTGAGGCCTTTGTGAAGTTTGCTGAGGCTCATCGCAACATGGAGAAGTACGGTATCCAGCTGCTAAAGACCATCAAGCCT ATGCTCCATGACCTGAACACCTACCTTCATAAGGCAATACCAGACACCAAGCTCACCATCCGCAAATACCTGGACGTCAAATTTGAGTACTTG TCTTACTGTCTGAAAGTGAAGGAGATGGATGATGAAGAGTACAGCTGCATT GCGATGGGAGAGCCTATGTATCGCGTCGGCACCGGGAACTACGAGTACCGGCTTGTGCTGCGGTGTCGACAGGAGGCCCGTGCTCGGTTCGCCAGGATGAGAAAGGATGTGTTGGAGAAGATTGAGCTACTGGACCAGAAACATG TCCAGGACATCGTGTTCCAGCTGCAGCGTTTTGTGTCAGGCATGTCTCGCTACTACGACGAGTGCTACGCCGTGCTGAAGGATGCTGACGTTTTCCCCATCGAGGTGGACCTCTCCCGCACAATGATCAACTACGGCAGCCAGTCATGCTCCTTcacagaagaagaggaggaggaggcggaggagggaggaggaagtgaAGAACAGGATGGGGGTGCTGGCAAGCAGGCTGAGAACGGTGCTGAAAAACTGATTGATGATTATTGA
- the LOC118365461 gene encoding PRKCA-binding protein-like isoform X2, producing MFTDMDYELEEDKLGIPTVPGTISLKKDAQNLIGISIGGGAQYCPCLYIVQVFDNTPAALEGTLASGDEITGVNGKPVKGKTKVEVAKMIQAVQGEATIHYNKLQADPKQGKSLDIVLKKVKHRLVENMSSGTADALGLSRAILCNDGLVKRLEELEKTAELYKGLMEHTKRLLRAFFELSQTHRAFGDVFSVIGVREPQAAASEAFVKFAEAHRNMEKYGIQLLKTIKPMLHDLNTYLHKAIPDTKLTIRKYLDVKFEYLSYCLKVKEMDDEEYSCIAMGEPMYRVGTGNYEYRLVLRCRQEARARFARMRKDVLEKIELLDQKHVQDIVFQLQRFVSGMSRYYDECYAVLKDADVFPIEVDLSRTMINYGSQSCSFTEEEEEEAEEGGGSEEQDGGAGKQAENGAEKLIDDY from the exons ATGTTCACAGACATGGACTATGAGTTGGAGGAGGACAAACT GGGGATCCCTACAGTCCCTGGGACTATATCCCTGAAGAAGGATGCGCAGAACCTGATAGGGATCAGCATTGGGGGTGGGGCGCAGTACTGTCCCTGTCTTTACATTGTACAG GTCTTTGACAACACCCCTGCTGCTCTGGAGGGGACTCTGGCGTCTGGTGACGAGATCACAGGAGTGAACGGCAAACCTGTGAAGGGCAAGACAAAGGTGGAGGTGGCAAAGATGATTCAGGCTGTCCAG GGAGAAGCAACGATCCACTACAACAAGCTGCAGGCTGACCCCAAACAGGGGAAGTCACTGGACATAG TGCTGAAGAAGGTGAAGCACCGCCTGGTGGAGAACATGAGCTCTGGTACAGCCGACGCTCTGGGGCTCAGCAGAGCCATACTCTGCAATG ATGGTCTGGTGAAGAGACTGGAGGAGTTGGAGAAAACAGCAGAGCTGTACAAAG GCCTGATGGAGCACACGAAAAGACTGCTCAGAGCCTTCTTTGaactctctcagacacacagag CATTTGGGGATGTGTTCTCTGTGATCGGGGTACGGGAGCCTCAGGCTGCAGCCAGTGAGGCCTTTGTGAAGTTTGCTGAGGCTCATCGCAACATGGAGAAGTACGGTATCCAGCTGCTAAAGACCATCAAGCCT ATGCTCCATGACCTGAACACCTACCTTCATAAGGCAATACCAGACACCAAGCTCACCATCCGCAAATACCTGGACGTCAAATTTGAGTACTTG TCTTACTGTCTGAAAGTGAAGGAGATGGATGATGAAGAGTACAGCTGCATT GCGATGGGAGAGCCTATGTATCGCGTCGGCACCGGGAACTACGAGTACCGGCTTGTGCTGCGGTGTCGACAGGAGGCCCGTGCTCGGTTCGCCAGGATGAGAAAGGATGTGTTGGAGAAGATTGAGCTACTGGACCAGAAACATG TCCAGGACATCGTGTTCCAGCTGCAGCGTTTTGTGTCAGGCATGTCTCGCTACTACGACGAGTGCTACGCCGTGCTGAAGGATGCTGACGTTTTCCCCATCGAGGTGGACCTCTCCCGCACAATGATCAACTACGGCAGCCAGTCATGCTCCTTcacagaagaagaggaggaggaggcggaggagggaggaggaagtgaAGAACAGGATGGGGGTGCTGGCAAGCAGGCTGAGAACGGTGCTGAAAAACTGATTGATGATTATTGA